The following are from one region of the Elusimicrobiota bacterium genome:
- the carA gene encoding glutamine-hydrolyzing carbamoyl-phosphate synthase small subunit yields the protein MALKKGILALESGKVFEGISFGASGESFGEIVFNTSITGYQEILSDPSYCGQIIAMTYPHIGNYGINPEDMESRKVFAAGFVVREASSIVSSWRAKESIQEFLQKQNIIAIEGVDVRALTIHIREAGAMRSVISTEDVSASELVKRAKKSQGLVGRDLVKEVTCQERYIYPVGKQSAPCLDTGMNTALNPNTGFAASRDPSCGVFKKENQKNVKFKVAVLDCGCKTNILEELFIRGCEVNVFPAFSKSEDILDFKPSGIMLSNGPGDPAALKYVVDTVKKLIQHNLSSNKKIPIFGICLGHQILGLALGGQTYKLKFGHRGANHPVKDLSTGKIQITSQNHGFCVKPESIENKDIEFTHKNLYDGTLEGFRHKTLPIFCVQYHPEASPGPHDSKYLFDKFIELMENQK from the coding sequence ATGGCATTAAAAAAAGGCATATTAGCGTTAGAGTCCGGAAAAGTATTTGAAGGAATTTCTTTCGGCGCTTCAGGCGAAAGTTTTGGTGAAATAGTATTTAATACGAGTATTACAGGCTATCAGGAAATATTAAGCGATCCTTCCTATTGCGGCCAGATCATCGCAATGACTTACCCTCACATAGGAAACTACGGAATAAATCCGGAAGATATGGAATCCCGCAAAGTTTTTGCTGCCGGTTTTGTTGTCCGGGAAGCCAGCTCAATAGTTTCAAGCTGGAGAGCAAAAGAATCCATTCAGGAATTTCTTCAAAAACAAAACATTATTGCCATTGAAGGAGTAGATGTCAGGGCATTGACAATCCATATCAGAGAAGCAGGCGCCATGCGTTCAGTTATTTCAACTGAAGACGTAAGCGCCTCAGAGCTTGTAAAAAGAGCCAAAAAATCTCAAGGGCTTGTCGGAAGGGATCTGGTCAAAGAAGTAACCTGCCAGGAAAGATATATTTACCCCGTTGGAAAGCAGAGCGCCCCGTGTCTTGACACGGGTATGAATACCGCATTAAATCCAAACACGGGTTTTGCTGCCTCGCGGGACCCTTCCTGCGGGGTTTTTAAGAAAGAAAATCAAAAAAATGTTAAGTTTAAAGTGGCTGTTTTAGACTGCGGATGCAAAACAAATATACTTGAAGAACTTTTTATAAGAGGCTGCGAAGTAAATGTTTTTCCGGCATTTTCAAAATCTGAAGATATCTTAGATTTTAAACCTTCAGGGATTATGCTTTCAAACGGGCCGGGGGATCCGGCTGCTCTAAAATATGTGGTTGACACGGTCAAAAAACTGATTCAGCACAATTTGAGTTCAAATAAGAAGATACCGATTTTCGGTATATGTCTGGGACATCAGATTCTCGGCCTTGCCTTAGGCGGCCAGACATACAAGTTAAAATTCGGCCATCGCGGTGCAAACCATCCGGTAAAAGATCTTTCCACGGGAAAAATTCAAATAACATCTCAAAATCACGGATTCTGCGTTAAACCGGAATCAATAGAAAACAAAGACATTGAGTTTACGCACAAAAATCTTTACGACGGAACTCTGGAAGGTTTTAGACACAAAACACTGCCGATTTTTTGCGTTCAGTACCATCCGGAAGCAAGTCCCGGCCCGCACGACTCAAAATATCTTTTTGATAAGTTCATTGAACTAATGGAAAACCAAAAGTGA
- the carB gene encoding carbamoyl-phosphate synthase large subunit, with the protein MPKRTDIKTILIIGSGPIVIGQACEFYYSGTQAIKALKKEGYRIVLVNSNPATIMTDPEFADATYIEPLVPEIVKKIIEKERPEALLPTLGGQTALNLAVALAEKGILEKYNVELIGAKLPAIQKAEDRRLFRKTMQDIGLDLPESGYAYSLEEAVKISEKIGFPLIIRPSFTLGGIGSSTVYTNEELLDAVAAGIDASPINEILLEQSVLGWKEFELEVMRDCADNCVVICSIENFDPMGIHTGDSITVAPAQTLTDKEYQKMRDWSFKVIRAIGVDTGGSNIQFAVNPKDGRMVVIEMNPRVSRSSALASKATGFPIAKIASLLAVGYRLDEIPNDITKKTPASFEPTIDYCVVKVPRFAFEKFKDAEQTLNTAMKSVGEVMALGRTFKEALQKALRGLEVGRFGLGADGSFEDRKVEKHWEEGGKTREALKEGIKYRLQTPNNDRIYNIRYALKYGMTSEEISEISKIDIWFINQIKEIVEWEKKVHDLFKMPSKEQKEFIFKTKQLGFSDAQIAHLSGKKPEEIRSLRKKLKILPSYKLVDTCAAEFEAFTPYFYSTYEKEDDVKVSKKKKVIILGAGPNRIGQGIEFDYCCVQAVLSLKEEKYETIMINCNPETVSTDYDISDRLYFEPLTAEDVLNIAEKEKPIGVVVQFGGQTPLNLTAAIDQAGIKILGTSPKSIDIAEDRKLFSKILDKIGIPQADSGTALSFDEAKKVAKRIGYPVMVRPSYVLGGRGMEVVYDDTALSEYINKAAQLSPGKPILVDKFLDNAIEIDVDALSDGKEVFIAGIMEHIEQAGIHSGDSACVVPSLTLSDQIISTIIKYTTSLAREIKVKGLMNLQFAVKDNIVYILEANPRASRTIPYISKATGIPLAKLAAKIMVGKKVKDLLTKDVLKAGLPKLNYVAVKEVVLPWTRFSNVDAVLGPEMKSTGEVMGIDSDFGRAFGKAELAAGSVLPKSGSVLVSLGPNGKEEALPIVKELLSLGFEIVATKHTAEFFRTNNFSVREVNKISEGRPNVVDMIKNREIGLVINTPSGKKSRADGYHIRRSAVTYNVPIVTTLAAAKATVESIKAHKNKDWTVQSLQDYYKQK; encoded by the coding sequence ATGCCTAAAAGAACAGACATTAAAACCATTTTAATTATCGGTTCTGGCCCTATCGTAATAGGCCAGGCCTGCGAATTTTATTATTCTGGCACCCAGGCGATAAAGGCGTTAAAAAAAGAAGGGTATAGAATAGTTCTGGTCAACTCAAATCCTGCCACTATAATGACCGACCCTGAATTTGCCGATGCTACCTACATTGAGCCCCTGGTCCCTGAAATTGTTAAGAAAATAATTGAGAAAGAACGGCCCGAAGCTCTTCTTCCGACACTCGGAGGCCAAACAGCGCTGAATTTAGCCGTAGCTTTGGCCGAAAAAGGCATTTTGGAAAAATATAATGTTGAGCTTATCGGCGCAAAACTTCCTGCGATTCAAAAAGCCGAAGACAGGAGGCTTTTCAGGAAAACTATGCAGGACATCGGGCTTGATCTCCCTGAAAGCGGTTACGCTTATTCTTTGGAAGAAGCCGTAAAAATATCTGAAAAAATCGGTTTTCCTTTGATTATTCGGCCGTCGTTTACTCTTGGCGGAATTGGTTCAAGCACCGTATACACAAACGAAGAGTTGCTTGACGCCGTTGCGGCAGGAATAGACGCTAGCCCGATCAACGAAATATTGCTGGAACAGTCTGTTTTAGGCTGGAAAGAATTTGAGCTTGAAGTTATGCGGGATTGCGCGGATAATTGTGTCGTGATATGTTCTATTGAAAATTTTGATCCTATGGGAATACACACCGGCGATTCAATTACGGTCGCTCCGGCACAAACGCTTACCGACAAAGAATATCAAAAAATGCGCGACTGGTCATTTAAAGTGATCAGGGCAATAGGTGTGGATACAGGGGGCTCAAACATACAATTTGCAGTCAATCCTAAAGACGGCAGAATGGTGGTTATTGAAATGAATCCGAGGGTAAGCCGATCGTCCGCTTTGGCTTCCAAAGCTACAGGATTTCCTATTGCAAAAATAGCAAGTTTGCTGGCAGTCGGATACAGGCTTGATGAAATTCCAAACGATATAACTAAAAAAACTCCAGCTTCTTTTGAACCGACCATTGACTATTGCGTGGTTAAGGTGCCTCGGTTTGCCTTTGAAAAGTTTAAAGATGCCGAACAAACCCTGAATACCGCTATGAAGTCGGTAGGCGAAGTGATGGCTTTGGGGAGAACCTTCAAAGAAGCTCTCCAGAAGGCTCTTCGGGGATTGGAAGTGGGTAGGTTTGGTCTTGGAGCTGATGGCTCGTTTGAAGACAGAAAAGTCGAAAAACATTGGGAAGAAGGCGGAAAAACGAGAGAAGCCCTTAAAGAAGGGATTAAATACCGTCTTCAAACGCCGAATAACGACAGAATTTATAATATCAGGTATGCATTGAAATACGGAATGACAAGCGAAGAAATTTCCGAAATCTCAAAAATTGATATCTGGTTTATAAACCAAATAAAAGAAATTGTTGAATGGGAGAAAAAAGTCCACGATCTTTTTAAAATGCCGTCAAAAGAGCAGAAAGAATTTATTTTTAAAACTAAACAGCTGGGTTTTTCTGACGCCCAAATAGCTCATTTATCTGGGAAAAAGCCCGAAGAGATAAGATCTTTAAGGAAAAAACTTAAAATATTGCCTTCATACAAGCTTGTTGACACCTGCGCGGCAGAGTTTGAAGCATTTACCCCGTATTTTTATTCAACTTATGAAAAAGAAGATGACGTAAAAGTAAGCAAAAAGAAGAAAGTGATAATATTGGGCGCAGGGCCCAACAGGATTGGCCAGGGCATAGAGTTTGATTATTGCTGCGTTCAGGCAGTGCTTTCCTTAAAAGAAGAGAAATATGAAACCATAATGATTAACTGCAATCCCGAAACGGTTTCAACCGATTACGATATTTCTGACAGGCTGTATTTTGAGCCCTTAACAGCCGAAGATGTATTAAATATTGCTGAAAAAGAAAAACCAATAGGTGTTGTGGTTCAGTTTGGGGGCCAAACGCCTTTAAATCTTACAGCTGCGATAGATCAGGCGGGAATAAAAATACTTGGAACTTCGCCGAAATCTATAGACATAGCCGAAGACAGGAAATTATTCAGCAAGATTTTGGATAAAATAGGGATACCCCAGGCTGATTCCGGAACAGCTCTTTCGTTTGACGAGGCAAAAAAGGTTGCCAAAAGAATAGGGTATCCGGTGATGGTGAGGCCTTCTTATGTTTTGGGCGGGAGAGGAATGGAAGTAGTTTACGATGACACTGCTCTTTCCGAATACATAAATAAAGCTGCCCAGCTAAGCCCGGGAAAACCGATATTGGTAGACAAATTTTTAGATAATGCAATTGAGATAGATGTTGACGCTCTTTCGGACGGGAAAGAGGTTTTTATCGCAGGGATTATGGAGCATATAGAACAAGCCGGCATCCATTCCGGCGATTCGGCCTGCGTTGTTCCTTCGCTTACGCTTAGCGACCAAATTATTTCAACAATAATAAAATATACCACAAGTCTTGCCAGAGAAATTAAAGTTAAAGGGCTGATGAACCTGCAATTTGCGGTTAAAGATAATATAGTATATATTCTGGAAGCAAACCCGAGAGCGTCCCGAACGATTCCCTATATTTCCAAAGCGACAGGCATACCCTTGGCAAAACTTGCGGCAAAAATTATGGTCGGCAAAAAAGTTAAAGATCTTTTGACGAAAGATGTTTTAAAAGCGGGTTTGCCAAAACTTAACTATGTGGCAGTAAAGGAAGTGGTTCTTCCCTGGACACGGTTTTCAAATGTTGATGCCGTGCTGGGCCCTGAAATGAAAAGCACGGGCGAGGTTATGGGCATAGACTCTGATTTTGGAAGAGCGTTCGGTAAAGCCGAGCTTGCCGCAGGTTCTGTGTTACCTAAATCCGGATCGGTTCTTGTTAGTTTGGGGCCAAACGGAAAAGAGGAAGCCTTACCTATTGTTAAAGAACTTTTAAGTTTGGGTTTTGAAATCGTGGCGACTAAACATACCGCGGAATTTTTCAGGACAAACAATTTCTCTGTTAGAGAGGTAAACAAAATTTCGGAAGGCCGTCCGAACGTAGTTGACATGATAAAAAACAGGGAAATCGGACTTGTAATAAATACACCTTCCGGCAAAAAAAGCCGGGCTGACGGGTACCATATAAGAAGAAGCGCTGTAACATATAATGTGCCTATTGTGACTACGCTTGCAGCCGCCAAGGCAACGGTTGAAAGCATCAAGGCTCATAAAAATAAGGACTGGACGGTACAATCACTCCAGGATTACTATAAACAGAAATGA
- a CDS encoding adenylosuccinate synthase has product MSTLIVVGTQWGDEGKGKVVHYLSKQADYIVRYQGGNNAGHTVIFENKPFVLHLIPAGILFPKKICLITNGVVIDPKGLYDEAVLLKEKKIKIDGRFYLSESAHVILPYHKYLDEIREMGKIRIGTTKRGIGPAYADKVTRLGIRVIDYLEEKVFLDLLDRNLKEKAPILKTIVSVEKVRKEILKDYPKLKKFIKPFVANTSLILQKVIEKNKNILFESAQGTMLDLDFGTYPYVTSSNPIAGGACVGAGLGPTKIDRVLGVVKAYTTRVGGGPFPTELANKIGEHLREKGQEYGATTGRPRRCGWFDAVVVRHAVRLSGIDHLICTKLDCLEDMETLKICVAYKYNGKILKDFPASRIAQQECEPIYEEMQGFKGPIRGITKFTYLPLTAQKYVKRIEKLVGARIDLISLGRKREETIEVGKTQLWH; this is encoded by the coding sequence ATGTCAACATTAATCGTGGTAGGCACGCAATGGGGAGATGAGGGAAAAGGAAAAGTAGTTCATTACTTGTCAAAACAGGCTGATTATATCGTAAGATACCAGGGCGGCAACAATGCCGGACACACCGTAATATTTGAAAACAAACCGTTTGTTTTACATCTCATACCTGCAGGAATTCTCTTTCCTAAAAAAATATGTTTGATCACTAACGGCGTGGTAATTGATCCGAAGGGGTTATATGACGAAGCCGTCCTCTTAAAAGAAAAAAAAATAAAAATTGACGGAAGATTTTATTTAAGCGAATCCGCTCACGTGATACTTCCCTACCATAAATACCTTGACGAAATCAGAGAAATGGGAAAAATCAGGATCGGAACGACAAAACGGGGTATAGGCCCCGCCTATGCAGACAAGGTAACTAGGCTCGGCATAAGAGTAATTGATTATCTTGAAGAAAAAGTATTTTTGGATCTTTTGGACAGAAATCTAAAAGAGAAAGCACCTATTTTAAAAACCATTGTTTCGGTTGAAAAAGTGAGAAAAGAAATCTTAAAAGATTATCCGAAATTAAAGAAATTTATCAAACCGTTTGTTGCCAACACATCGTTAATCCTCCAAAAAGTAATAGAAAAAAATAAAAATATTTTGTTTGAAAGCGCTCAAGGAACTATGTTGGACCTTGATTTCGGCACTTATCCCTATGTTACTTCATCTAATCCCATTGCCGGCGGCGCGTGCGTCGGCGCAGGGCTGGGCCCCACGAAAATTGACAGAGTATTGGGCGTGGTTAAAGCATACACAACCAGAGTCGGCGGAGGGCCGTTTCCGACAGAACTTGCAAATAAAATCGGAGAACATTTGAGAGAAAAAGGGCAGGAATACGGGGCGACTACAGGAAGGCCGCGCAGATGCGGCTGGTTTGATGCTGTTGTTGTGCGCCATGCGGTGAGATTGAGCGGTATAGATCATCTTATTTGCACCAAACTTGACTGCTTGGAAGACATGGAAACCTTAAAAATCTGTGTTGCATATAAATATAACGGAAAAATTCTTAAAGATTTTCCTGCGTCCCGTATCGCTCAACAAGAATGCGAGCCAATTTATGAAGAAATGCAGGGATTTAAAGGGCCTATTCGCGGCATAACTAAGTTTACGTATCTGCCTTTAACTGCGCAAAAATATGTTAAAAGGATAGAAAAGCTTGTCGGGGCAAGAATTGATTTAATTTCTTTGGGCAGAAAACGGGAAGAAACAATAGAAGTTGGAAAGACACAGTTATGGCATTAA
- a CDS encoding amidase domain-containing protein — protein MKKNKNIHIFLALISILLIPMSISADYYRDLVRKYIEEWSLKWNIHYNYYGNFYGRYDGTDCANFVSQCLRYGCYTQPFDEYTGKKDRGCTKSCDNLDEFLSQSEVSTPIDNNFATPPNDIQVGDVIIMGLDTNSRHAIIVSKITYNNDGTIDKIWFAAHTKHRLDIIVFDNGWKYFKSGAYGNKQKIYKIKPSPYSLPNKDSGQVHEYPEGQGEERRTDNDAYYLKDFKQPEVIVAGDPNMMYGPEGYITANQTLTYTVEFENVGEGIAYGVYIVDNFEENLDDSTLSVGNFKRKDYNSGTPIETPATFQYQYDQNTRSLEAFQ, from the coding sequence ATGAAAAAAAATAAAAATATTCACATTTTTCTTGCTTTAATTTCTATTCTACTAATTCCTATGTCTATTTCTGCTGATTACTATAGGGATTTAGTAAGAAAATATATTGAAGAATGGTCATTAAAGTGGAATATTCATTATAACTATTATGGAAACTTTTACGGAAGATATGACGGCACGGATTGCGCAAATTTTGTATCCCAATGCCTTAGATATGGGTGTTATACACAACCTTTTGATGAGTATACTGGAAAAAAAGATCGAGGATGCACAAAATCTTGTGATAATTTAGATGAATTTTTATCTCAATCAGAAGTTTCCACCCCAATCGATAATAATTTTGCAACTCCCCCGAATGATATTCAGGTAGGGGATGTAATAATTATGGGTCTTGACACTAATTCAAGACATGCAATTATTGTTTCAAAAATTACATATAACAACGATGGAACGATTGATAAAATATGGTTTGCAGCGCATACCAAGCATCGCTTAGATATTATTGTTTTTGACAATGGCTGGAAGTATTTTAAATCCGGGGCTTATGGAAATAAGCAGAAAATATACAAGATAAAACCTAGTCCGTATTCTCTGCCAAATAAGGATTCTGGACAGGTTCATGAATATCCAGAAGGCCAAGGAGAAGAGAGAAGAACAGATAATGATGCTTATTATTTGAAAGATTTCAAGCAACCAGAAGTTATCGTTGCTGGCGACCCGAATATGATGTATGGCCCGGAAGGATACATAACTGCAAATCAGACCTTAACGTACACCGTTGAATTCGAAAATGTCGGCGAGGGTATTGCATACGGCGTTTATATTGTTGACAATTTTGAAGAGAACCTTGATGATTCAACGCTTTCAGTAGGGAACTTCAAACGGAAAGATTATAATAGTGGCACACCGATTGAAACACCTGCGACATTCCAATATCAATACGATCAGAACACGCGATCGCTTGAGGCATTCCAATAG
- a CDS encoding Ig-like domain-containing protein, producing MTDASGVATIYPMITQNPGNYALKAVFEGDGFYNLASQSQSAFEVIPDTGVLKVSSILPDTTKILRASEIGNIKIYFNEYVKLGSGKSWGDVVKITSLKTGTVLSGSYVYDETENVLTFTSDNGFSNNAEYQIQIDKAIAEVGGYYFKGYSSNFKTLMLASQGGVVEKNEIKIDVPANALSADGLVDVEKTANGFKEKMVYPLKTLEEGLNYAINIFDQNNSIISGASLQKPITIQAKYSDIVNPQFAIERKKASIYRNPWKASGTVKAQNLNTKTMKWYYYNPEKKIWEEIFTINDESGFTLSANVTKFGVYAVMGYAPTASLEDLSNYPNPFAAGREKTTIQYSLEKDSEIHIAIYDLMGNLVKTFHFNRGETGKGQANTLNQVQWDGRNGFGDVVANGGYIMRIEIDDGSSNKVKTRKILVIK from the coding sequence ATGACTGATGCAAGCGGCGTTGCAACAATATACCCGATGATAACGCAAAATCCCGGGAACTATGCATTGAAAGCGGTATTTGAAGGCGACGGATTTTATAATTTAGCTTCGCAGTCGCAGAGCGCATTTGAAGTAATACCGGACACGGGAGTTTTAAAAGTTTCAAGTATTTTGCCGGACACTACGAAAATATTGCGCGCAAGCGAAATAGGCAATATCAAGATATATTTCAATGAATATGTTAAGTTGGGTTCGGGTAAATCATGGGGGGACGTAGTTAAGATAACAAGTTTAAAGACAGGCACAGTTTTATCAGGAAGTTACGTTTATGATGAAACCGAAAATGTATTGACATTTACTAGTGATAACGGCTTTTCAAATAATGCGGAATACCAGATACAAATAGACAAAGCCATAGCAGAAGTAGGGGGATACTATTTCAAAGGATATTCAAGCAATTTCAAAACGCTTATGCTTGCATCGCAGGGCGGAGTAGTTGAGAAAAATGAGATAAAGATAGATGTTCCGGCAAACGCATTAAGCGCAGACGGCCTTGTTGATGTAGAAAAAACAGCAAACGGTTTTAAAGAGAAAATGGTTTATCCTTTAAAAACGCTGGAGGAAGGATTAAATTATGCAATAAATATCTTTGACCAAAACAATTCAATAATTTCAGGGGCAAGTTTACAAAAACCAATAACAATTCAGGCAAAATATTCGGACATAGTTAATCCTCAGTTTGCGATAGAAAGGAAGAAGGCGAGTATTTACAGAAATCCCTGGAAAGCGTCGGGAACTGTAAAAGCGCAGAATTTAAATACAAAAACAATGAAATGGTATTACTATAATCCTGAAAAAAAGATTTGGGAAGAAATATTCACAATAAATGATGAATCAGGCTTTACGCTTTCTGCAAATGTAACGAAATTCGGGGTCTATGCGGTAATGGGCTATGCGCCTACGGCGAGTCTGGAGGACTTAAGCAATTATCCGAATCCGTTTGCTGCCGGAAGGGAAAAGACAACAATCCAGTATTCGCTAGAAAAAGATTCGGAAATACATATTGCAATTTATGATTTGATGGGGAATCTGGTTAAGACTTTTCATTTTAACCGAGGCGAAACGGGGAAAGGGCAGGCAAATACATTGAATCAGGTGCAATGGGATGGGCGAAACGGTTTCGGCGACGTTGTAGCAAATGGCGGATATATTATGAGGATTGAGATAGACGATGGGAGTTCAAATAAGGTAAAGACGAGGAAGATACTCGTCATAAAATGA
- a CDS encoding PorV/PorQ family protein codes for MKKLFKLLLSIAIIFNLTFPGFAFDLGFAKEDGGKAGAFLSYGAGVRSLAMGRAYTAVSNDASAVYSNPAGLMQLQREQITLLHSILWEDTNYNFVSYAKPLEDSAIGIGLVNLSSTNFDKRDQFNYPIGSADLSENALLLSYAKIYKGILVGTTVKAVQQKIDNYSGTGFGVDAGALYALTDRLWFGANLQNIIPPMIKLNTDTDQYPITLNLGASCDISEKVLLSSDFVFTAGRNPKLRIGAEYTPLKMFSIRAGINETEVTAGFGITWKELEIGYAFSYHDALAGYTDLGSSHRFGITYNFGKPCFNKK; via the coding sequence ATGAAAAAACTATTTAAACTATTGTTATCTATAGCAATTATATTCAACCTAACGTTTCCAGGGTTTGCTTTCGACCTTGGTTTTGCCAAGGAAGACGGCGGGAAAGCAGGAGCATTTTTGTCTTATGGCGCCGGTGTTCGTTCACTTGCAATGGGGAGGGCATACACGGCAGTTTCAAACGATGCATCTGCAGTGTATTCAAACCCGGCAGGCCTGATGCAGCTTCAGAGAGAACAGATAACTCTTTTGCATTCAATACTCTGGGAAGACACAAACTATAACTTTGTTTCGTATGCAAAGCCTTTAGAGGACAGTGCGATAGGTATTGGACTTGTAAACCTTAGTTCAACTAATTTTGATAAACGCGATCAATTTAATTACCCGATAGGCAGTGCAGACCTTAGCGAGAATGCGCTGCTGCTTTCTTATGCCAAAATCTACAAGGGCATACTTGTAGGGACGACGGTTAAGGCAGTACAGCAAAAGATAGACAACTATTCGGGTACAGGTTTCGGAGTGGATGCAGGAGCTCTTTATGCTTTAACGGACAGGCTGTGGTTTGGGGCAAACCTTCAAAATATAATTCCGCCGATGATAAAATTGAATACTGATACCGATCAGTATCCAATAACATTAAACCTTGGCGCAAGCTGCGATATAAGCGAAAAAGTTTTGTTGTCCAGCGATTTTGTATTTACCGCAGGTAGAAATCCTAAACTAAGAATTGGGGCGGAATATACCCCTTTGAAGATGTTTTCAATACGGGCAGGAATAAACGAAACTGAAGTAACGGCAGGGTTCGGAATAACTTGGAAAGAACTTGAAATAGGGTATGCCTTTAGTTACCACGATGCTTTGGCGGGCTATACCGACCTTGGCTCATCGCACAGGTTTGGCATAACATATAATTTCGGCAAACCATGTTTTAATAAAAAATAA
- a CDS encoding FecR domain-containing protein gives MNKLAKKLAFKIYSFLFAIFCLVAAFTLPVSAQNFSGEITDIKGTVQVSTSTENSWVNAIEGIPVLPNYRIKTDLKSSCIINLDDGSLIFIDENTSASIDILEITGDHHNSRFSLMMGKILANIEKSKNTKMEIKTPNSIAAVRGTEFAVEVNTVTTNVGVFDGKVAVVNPEVSPEEVLLNPDEETTVEKGAKPRKPEKLKEVMLRNKERMSSIREKVKALKEKLKRVPPEERTKMRKDAFERFNNIKKERNDLKEKIKDRNKQLLKRKI, from the coding sequence ATGAATAAATTGGCTAAAAAACTAGCTTTCAAGATCTATTCTTTTCTGTTTGCTATCTTTTGCCTTGTAGCAGCCTTTACTTTGCCAGTTAGTGCCCAGAATTTTTCAGGCGAAATAACAGATATAAAAGGAACAGTACAGGTTTCAACTTCAACTGAAAATAGTTGGGTCAATGCGATTGAGGGAATACCTGTTCTGCCTAATTACCGCATAAAAACCGATTTAAAATCTTCCTGCATAATTAATCTTGATGATGGATCATTAATCTTTATAGATGAGAATACTTCTGCCTCTATTGATATTTTGGAAATAACCGGCGACCATCACAATTCGCGTTTTTCGCTTATGATGGGAAAAATTCTTGCAAACATAGAAAAATCAAAAAATACAAAAATGGAAATAAAGACTCCTAATTCTATTGCCGCGGTGCGCGGGACAGAATTTGCCGTTGAAGTAAATACGGTAACCACAAACGTGGGCGTGTTTGACGGAAAAGTCGCGGTAGTAAATCCTGAAGTGAGTCCTGAAGAAGTATTATTAAATCCTGACGAAGAAACAACGGTTGAAAAAGGCGCAAAACCAAGAAAGCCTGAAAAACTTAAAGAAGTAATGCTTCGCAATAAAGAAAGAATGTCTTCAATAAGGGAAAAAGTCAAAGCGCTTAAAGAAAAACTGAAGAGGGTGCCTCCGGAAGAAAGGACAAAAATGAGGAAAGACGCTTTTGAAAGATTTAATAATATAAAAAAAGAAAGAAACGATCTTAAAGAAAAAATAAAAGACCGCAACAAGCAATTGCTGAAAAGAAAAATTTAA